The Brasilonema sennae CENA114 genome includes a region encoding these proteins:
- a CDS encoding carbon-nitrogen hydrolase family protein: MKSYLAAAIQMTSVSNLQKNLTQAEELIDLAVRQGAELIGLPENFAFMGEENEKMAQAGAIAQETEKFLKTMAQRFQITILGGGFPVPVDDTSTRVYNTALLLEPNGQEVARYQKVHLFDVNVPDGNTYRESTTVMAGKELPAVHFSQELGNIALSVCYDVRFPELYRYMAHKGADVIFVPAAFTAFTGKDHWQVLLQARAIENTSYVIAPAQTGINYARRQTHGHAMIIDPWGVILADAGEQPGVAIAEINPARLEQVRRQMPSLQHRVFV; the protein is encoded by the coding sequence ATGAAGTCTTATTTAGCCGCCGCGATTCAAATGACAAGTGTGTCCAATTTACAAAAAAACTTGACACAGGCAGAGGAATTGATTGATTTAGCCGTGCGTCAAGGTGCTGAATTAATTGGTTTGCCAGAAAACTTTGCCTTTATGGGTGAGGAAAATGAAAAAATGGCTCAAGCTGGTGCGATCGCCCAAGAAACAGAAAAGTTTCTCAAAACAATGGCGCAGCGTTTTCAAATCACTATCTTGGGCGGCGGCTTTCCAGTTCCTGTAGATGACACCAGCACTAGAGTCTACAACACTGCCTTGCTTCTTGAGCCTAATGGTCAAGAAGTTGCACGTTACCAAAAGGTACACCTGTTTGATGTGAACGTCCCAGATGGCAACACTTATCGAGAATCCACAACAGTTATGGCAGGTAAGGAATTACCTGCTGTCCATTTCTCGCAAGAACTTGGTAATATAGCACTCTCGGTTTGCTATGATGTTCGCTTTCCCGAACTTTACCGATACATGGCTCACAAAGGTGCAGATGTCATCTTTGTGCCTGCTGCATTTACTGCCTTTACTGGCAAAGATCATTGGCAAGTCCTTTTGCAAGCACGTGCTATTGAAAATACTTCCTATGTGATAGCTCCAGCACAAACTGGCATCAACTACGCTCGTCGTCAGACACACGGACACGCCATGATTATAGATCCTTGGGGAGTGATTTTAGCGGATGCAGGTGAGCAGCCAGGAGTTGCGATCGCCGAAATCAACCCAGCCAGACTAGAACAAGTTCGTCGGCAAATGCCCAGCTTACAACACCGTGTCTTTGTGTAA
- a CDS encoding P-loop NTPase fold protein → MENPPISPIEDINTAIQTHNPFTNAGIVKEQDIWGKGFPDVPTLNAYASDTVFQAIELVRNSPSSQDKVTSIAITAQYGVGKTHLLSRIRHRLEREGGAFFVYAGVNNYTDLNLVKYQFQQTLADSLSKTGSQGVMQWQEVAAAMANEGFKAINPNAPTLSPQELVNRFDKVSASWSAKNKSLMNTLTKQFLRTKSNVDPYILRAILWTLSETQASFARQWLSGHELANSNADILGLPNPIKTSQDREAEALKNIQQILNLVSYYNPVVICFDEIDVKNNSTDDGLPTELVIANLVKILHDTLENSELGRGVVILTVMMPDTWEDKVNIIPGGTPDRISKYTQRKPIDLKPLSGDSIVELVSLWLKEFYDTRNLTPPHPLYPFEESELRKYGKNKLTVREALKWCAENFKIDEDTLPKDPFERFELAFKKESELELGDYLDEKHNSLIVDALRFGFQTLKGQTLEGETETGETLKEVKVEDVTEVEPKSKNQGWINFKVIGKEKDKIFKIGVAVLQHSHGLSVGAGMWRLIDYKKFDITRGCLVRSKEKTIRKNWDSFGYLNKLVQELGGEWVYLKAEEIRSLINLYSVYHKRELYQLNEHQVIEFSKPLTAENALLREILSDPSGEIDEETIEGDELLNDFLNPSSIEDTDDSDDLAELFN, encoded by the coding sequence ATGGAAAATCCTCCTATTTCTCCGATAGAAGACATCAACACCGCCATTCAAACTCACAATCCATTTACTAACGCTGGGATTGTCAAAGAACAGGATATTTGGGGCAAGGGATTCCCCGACGTTCCTACCCTAAATGCTTACGCTTCTGATACAGTTTTTCAGGCAATTGAACTGGTGCGTAATAGTCCATCCAGTCAAGATAAAGTGACATCAATTGCTATAACTGCTCAATACGGAGTAGGTAAAACTCATCTCCTCAGCCGTATTCGCCATCGGCTGGAACGTGAAGGCGGGGCTTTCTTCGTCTATGCAGGCGTCAATAACTATACAGACTTAAACCTAGTTAAATACCAATTCCAGCAAACTTTGGCAGATAGTTTGAGTAAAACTGGTAGTCAAGGGGTTATGCAGTGGCAAGAAGTAGCAGCTGCGATGGCGAACGAAGGCTTCAAAGCCATTAATCCCAATGCACCAACCCTTTCTCCTCAGGAACTTGTCAACAGATTTGACAAAGTATCTGCTAGTTGGTCGGCTAAAAACAAGAGTTTGATGAACACGCTCACCAAGCAATTTCTGAGAACAAAATCAAATGTAGATCCCTATATTTTACGGGCTATTTTGTGGACACTTTCAGAAACTCAAGCATCTTTTGCAAGACAATGGTTATCTGGACATGAGCTAGCAAACTCTAATGCTGATATTCTAGGATTACCCAATCCTATCAAAACTAGTCAAGACAGAGAAGCTGAAGCACTAAAGAATATTCAGCAAATATTAAATTTAGTCAGTTACTACAACCCCGTCGTCATTTGTTTTGACGAAATAGATGTTAAAAACAACTCTACAGATGATGGGTTGCCAACAGAATTAGTAATTGCTAACCTAGTCAAAATTCTGCACGATACTCTCGAAAACTCTGAACTCGGTCGAGGTGTTGTTATTCTCACAGTAATGATGCCCGATACCTGGGAAGATAAAGTAAATATAATACCAGGTGGAACACCAGATCGAATTTCAAAATATACGCAACGCAAACCCATAGATTTAAAACCTCTTAGTGGCGATTCTATAGTTGAATTAGTCAGCCTTTGGCTGAAAGAGTTTTATGATACAAGAAATTTAACTCCTCCTCATCCTCTTTACCCATTTGAAGAAAGTGAACTGAGAAAATACGGTAAAAACAAACTAACTGTCAGGGAAGCTTTGAAATGGTGTGCAGAGAACTTTAAGATTGATGAAGATACATTACCCAAAGACCCATTTGAGCGATTTGAACTGGCTTTTAAGAAGGAGAGTGAGTTAGAGCTTGGAGATTATCTTGATGAAAAGCATAATTCTCTAATTGTTGATGCTTTGCGTTTTGGCTTTCAGACATTGAAAGGTCAGACATTAGAGGGAGAGACAGAGACAGGTGAGACTTTGAAAGAAGTAAAAGTCGAAGATGTTACTGAAGTTGAGCCAAAATCAAAAAATCAAGGATGGATAAACTTTAAAGTTATTGGTAAAGAAAAAGACAAAATTTTCAAAATAGGCGTTGCGGTTCTCCAGCACTCTCATGGACTGTCAGTAGGAGCAGGAATGTGGCGTTTAATTGACTACAAAAAATTCGATATAACGCGAGGTTGTTTAGTTCGGTCTAAGGAAAAAACAATTCGTAAGAATTGGGATTCATTCGGATATCTCAATAAACTTGTGCAAGAACTGGGCGGAGAATGGGTGTATCTGAAAGCTGAAGAAATCAGATCTCTGATTAACCTGTATTCGGTTTATCACAAGCGCGAGCTTTATCAGCTAAATGAGCACCAAGTTATAGAGTTTTCAAAGCCGCTAACTGCCGAAAATGCTTTGTTGCGAGAAATATTGAGCGATCCTTCTGGTGAAATAGATGAAGAGACTATTGAAGGAGACGAACTATTAAACGACTTCCTTAACCCCTCGAGTATAGAGGACACAGATGACTCGGATGATTTAGCTGAGTTGTTTAATTAA
- a CDS encoding DUF1802 family protein: protein MSESVLIYNALCLPVPDVEALIQGRMIAATPRKFINPGQKFALYPANPSVNTLPPKRHYRSSFLSIAQQVIDNLDSKTVVIKGWARCEGCKMHIPESFEALSQLTIWTKEGLQQVLGQRTHIFLAYLRVYRLPEPLEVPVYTQERHFVPLPQQLTVSQANPVLSDRIFTIRKHQLETRQPPLHPELEDLQSALAYLAITNPAAKQLDQDIKAFLGWTTKQLIQQSDPDLAWINNIAALGDRSIEQDKGKSNYQAGTDFEDIARRSLEFLGFKVESDYKGGAGGLDLFCSKPYSLVCECKAGKSIPDRTVEELDRIGKRHLKENYINAVRLIIGPGKPTKQLQESAAISKISIINAMTLQKLVELQAKYPGSVDLIELKKYLEPGEINYKIDEYIQTVKRQIQLRFQIVQAVKQLFEQDNESLEASNQNFTVTEIRAHYNATQNPKLTDTAVNDFLIELSSPLTGYVGRIKGEDWRRDRFYFLRDLPTPQI, encoded by the coding sequence ATGAGCGAATCAGTTTTGATTTACAATGCCCTTTGTCTACCAGTTCCTGACGTTGAAGCGTTAATTCAAGGGCGAATGATTGCCGCAACGCCTCGGAAATTCATTAATCCGGGGCAGAAATTTGCTCTCTATCCAGCCAACCCCTCAGTTAACACTCTACCTCCTAAGCGTCATTACCGCTCAAGCTTTTTGTCAATTGCCCAACAGGTTATAGACAACTTAGATTCTAAAACAGTTGTAATTAAAGGTTGGGCGAGATGTGAAGGTTGCAAAATGCATATTCCTGAATCATTCGAGGCTTTGTCACAATTAACCATTTGGACAAAAGAAGGATTACAGCAAGTACTTGGGCAACGAACTCATATTTTTTTGGCTTACTTGCGCGTCTATCGGCTACCTGAACCTCTTGAGGTTCCAGTGTATACTCAAGAGCGTCATTTTGTACCTTTGCCTCAGCAGTTGACAGTTTCTCAAGCAAACCCCGTGTTGAGCGATCGCATCTTTACCATCCGCAAACACCAACTAGAAACACGTCAACCGCCACTGCACCCAGAATTAGAAGATTTGCAAAGTGCTTTAGCCTACCTTGCCATTACCAACCCAGCCGCTAAACAATTAGATCAAGATATCAAAGCATTTTTAGGTTGGACTACTAAGCAACTTATCCAGCAAAGCGATCCAGATTTAGCTTGGATAAACAACATTGCAGCATTAGGCGATCGCAGCATAGAACAAGATAAAGGCAAAAGCAACTACCAAGCTGGTACAGACTTTGAAGATATAGCACGCCGCAGCCTTGAGTTTTTAGGATTTAAGGTTGAATCTGATTACAAAGGTGGTGCTGGAGGCTTAGATTTATTTTGTTCAAAACCGTATTCCTTAGTTTGCGAATGTAAGGCAGGTAAAAGTATTCCTGATCGTACAGTTGAGGAATTAGACAGAATTGGCAAGAGACATCTTAAAGAAAATTATATCAACGCTGTTCGGTTAATTATTGGTCCTGGTAAACCGACAAAACAACTTCAAGAATCGGCTGCAATATCTAAAATCAGTATCATCAATGCTATGACTTTACAGAAACTAGTTGAACTACAAGCAAAATATCCTGGTTCTGTTGACTTAATTGAACTAAAAAAATATCTTGAACCAGGGGAGATTAATTATAAAATTGATGAGTATATTCAAACAGTTAAAAGACAAATCCAGTTGCGTTTCCAAATTGTCCAAGCAGTCAAACAACTTTTTGAGCAAGATAACGAAAGTTTAGAAGCTAGCAATCAAAATTTTACAGTAACAGAGATTCGCGCTCATTATAATGCCACTCAGAATCCTAAACTAACTGATACAGCAGTTAATGATTTCCTGATTGAACTTTCATCACCATTAACAGGTTATGTCGGGCGAATAAAAGGAGAAGATTGGAGACGCGATCGCTTTTACTTCCTGCGCGACTTACCAACTCCTCAAATATAG
- a CDS encoding dTDP-4-dehydrorhamnose 3,5-epimerase, translating into MSKTKFRGIEIRRLESIKGGMVEFFTAQASHETMLVQIPPNTIDDLFVHKTHTDQLLVVKGQFVLATLLDKQYEYIPLSENHSVVVTIPPGVLHGAINLSSEPCVLVNAVLRHKPPQPRDYIPHKRPFPYNLEAAQAALKNLEITNQVKNYGATPV; encoded by the coding sequence ATGAGTAAAACTAAATTCAGGGGAATTGAAATCCGTAGGCTGGAATCCATTAAGGGAGGGATGGTAGAGTTCTTTACAGCTCAAGCCAGTCATGAAACAATGCTGGTACAAATTCCACCCAACACAATAGATGATTTATTTGTTCACAAAACACATACAGATCAATTGCTAGTTGTTAAAGGACAGTTTGTCCTTGCGACATTGCTGGATAAGCAGTACGAGTATATTCCTTTGAGTGAAAACCATTCTGTAGTCGTGACAATTCCGCCGGGAGTTTTGCACGGGGCGATTAATTTGAGTTCAGAACCGTGTGTTTTGGTGAATGCAGTGCTGCGTCACAAACCACCTCAACCACGGGATTACATTCCCCATAAACGACCATTTCCTTATAACTTAGAAGCAGCCCAAGCGGCGTTGAAGAATTTGGAAATCACAAATCAAGTCAAGAATTATGGGGCGACTCCAGTATAG
- a CDS encoding glucose-6-phosphate isomerase, translated as MDATALWQRYQKWLYFHKGLGLYLDVSRMRFDDAFVEKLQPKFEKAFADMAELEKGAIANPDEDRMVGHYWLRNPDLAPTPELTQEIVDSIEQIEVFAEKVHTGGIHPPKAPRFTDIISIGIGGSALGPQFVAEALASDFPSLGLHFIDNSDPAGIDRVINHLRNRLASTLVLVISKSGGTPEPRNGMIEVKKAYARQNLDFANYAIAITMAGSKLDEQAKSENWLARFPMFDWVGGRTSELSAVGLLPAALQGIDIIAMLEGAKQMDDATRVPDIKQNPAALLALSWYYAGNGRGEKDMVVLPYKDSLLLFSRYLQQLVMESLGKEKDLEGNVVHQGIAVYGNKGSTDQHAYVQQLREGVPNFFATFIEVLEDRNGPSSELEPGVTMGDYLSGFLQGTRQALYENQRDSITVTIPQVNARIVGALIALYDRAVGLYASLVNINAYHQPGVEAGKKAAAEILDLQKQVVKVLQTEKTALSIEEIAQKAGATDKIEAIYKIVRHLYANQRGLVLQGDLAQPSSLKISVS; from the coding sequence ATGGACGCTACGGCACTTTGGCAACGATACCAGAAATGGTTATATTTCCATAAAGGATTGGGACTATACCTAGATGTGAGCCGGATGCGGTTTGACGACGCCTTTGTAGAGAAGTTGCAGCCAAAGTTTGAAAAAGCTTTTGCAGATATGGCGGAACTTGAGAAGGGGGCGATCGCCAATCCAGATGAAGACCGCATGGTTGGACACTACTGGCTGCGAAATCCTGATTTAGCCCCTACGCCAGAACTCACACAAGAAATCGTAGACAGCATAGAGCAAATCGAAGTATTTGCCGAAAAAGTCCACACGGGTGGAATTCATCCTCCAAAAGCGCCTCGCTTCACTGATATTATCTCTATTGGTATTGGTGGTTCTGCTTTAGGTCCCCAATTTGTTGCGGAAGCGTTAGCCTCAGACTTTCCCTCGCTGGGACTTCACTTCATTGACAATTCCGATCCAGCAGGAATTGACCGTGTTATAAATCATTTGAGAAACCGTCTTGCCAGCACTTTGGTATTGGTGATTTCTAAATCTGGGGGAACGCCAGAACCGCGTAATGGCATGATTGAAGTTAAAAAGGCTTACGCTCGACAGAATTTGGACTTTGCTAATTATGCGATCGCCATAACTATGGCAGGTAGTAAGCTCGACGAACAAGCAAAATCCGAAAATTGGCTGGCAAGATTTCCCATGTTTGACTGGGTGGGAGGACGTACCTCAGAATTGTCTGCTGTCGGGTTATTACCAGCGGCGTTGCAAGGCATTGATATCATCGCCATGCTAGAAGGTGCAAAACAGATGGATGACGCCACTCGCGTCCCCGATATCAAACAGAATCCAGCTGCATTGTTAGCTTTATCTTGGTACTATGCTGGCAATGGACGTGGCGAAAAAGACATGGTTGTCCTACCCTACAAAGACAGCTTACTTCTTTTCAGTCGGTATTTGCAACAGCTGGTGATGGAATCCTTGGGTAAGGAGAAAGACTTAGAAGGCAACGTCGTTCACCAAGGTATCGCCGTTTATGGCAACAAAGGCTCAACCGACCAACACGCTTATGTTCAGCAGTTGCGTGAGGGTGTGCCGAATTTCTTTGCCACATTCATTGAAGTTTTAGAAGACCGCAACGGACCATCTTCAGAACTTGAACCTGGAGTTACAATGGGCGACTATCTGTCTGGTTTTTTGCAAGGAACCCGACAAGCGCTTTATGAAAACCAGCGCGACTCGATTACTGTGACCATTCCCCAAGTGAATGCCCGGATCGTGGGTGCGCTCATTGCTTTATATGATCGCGCTGTAGGCTTATATGCCAGCTTAGTGAATATCAACGCCTACCATCAACCAGGCGTAGAAGCTGGTAAAAAAGCTGCGGCTGAAATTCTGGACTTGCAAAAACAAGTCGTCAAAGTTTTGCAAACAGAAAAAACAGCCCTTTCTATAGAGGAAATTGCTCAAAAAGCAGGTGCAACAGACAAAATCGAGGCAATCTACAAAATTGTGCGTCATTTATACGCAAATCAGCGCGGATTGGTGTTGCAAGGAGACCTAGCACAACCCAGCAGTTTGAAGATTTCTGTTAGCTGA
- a CDS encoding Uma2 family endonuclease, with product MVKSAPKLLTVDEFITYYGDSDSYELIDGELIEMEATGSHEQVSAFIGRKLNVEIDRQHANYFIPHRCLIKLLGTDTAFRPDLIVLDQTRLINEPLWQKEPVITLGNSIKLIAEVVSTNWQNDYARKVEDYATLGVPEYWIVDYLGIGGKEYIGKPKQPTVTICTLVEDEYKKQLFQNNDQLVSSTFPNLQLTAKQVFAAGQSVVM from the coding sequence ATGGTGAAATCAGCGCCCAAACTTTTAACAGTTGATGAATTTATTACCTACTACGGCGATAGCGATAGCTATGAGTTAATTGATGGTGAATTAATCGAGATGGAAGCAACTGGATCACACGAACAGGTATCCGCCTTCATTGGGCGAAAACTGAATGTAGAAATTGACCGCCAGCATGCAAACTATTTTATTCCCCATCGATGCTTGATTAAATTGTTAGGGACAGATACCGCATTTCGTCCCGATCTCATTGTGTTAGACCAAACTCGACTGATCAATGAGCCGTTGTGGCAAAAAGAACCTGTTATTACATTAGGAAATTCAATTAAACTCATTGCTGAAGTCGTGAGTACAAACTGGCAAAACGACTATGCCCGTAAAGTTGAAGATTACGCCACACTAGGGGTACCTGAGTATTGGATAGTCGATTATCTGGGCATTGGTGGTAAGGAATATATTGGTAAACCTAAGCAGCCAACGGTGACAATTTGTACCCTAGTAGAGGATGAGTATAAAAAACAGCTATTTCAAAATAATGACCAACTAGTTTCCTCAACTTTTCCCAACTTACAACTCACGGCAAAACAAGTCTTTGCAGCAGGACAATCTGTTGTTATGTAG
- a CDS encoding endonuclease/exonuclease/phosphatase family protein: MVKLVTINILYDMADWEQRRTLLVDGLQAEQADVIALQEVKLPENTAAWLASELGMPYVHLIPDSRSTGINDMGVGNAILSRHPFVEEAVLDLQTQGRVAQYVQVNLDNQPLVFCNGHYYWYPGDHPERTKQVQLLIDWLGKFPSSIPIVAVGDFNGTPQTPAITLMKQHFTSAYVEYHGQEPEYTCPTPLARRSWKKALRQLIRDLISNRTLRPWRGTLDYIFINQHLRVRSCKVILNQPARESRTLYPSDHFGIAADLELV, encoded by the coding sequence ATGGTTAAGCTTGTTACAATCAACATCTTGTACGACATGGCAGACTGGGAGCAACGGCGAACTCTGTTAGTTGATGGACTTCAGGCAGAACAAGCTGATGTGATTGCTTTACAGGAAGTTAAGCTACCAGAAAACACAGCTGCTTGGCTTGCAAGTGAACTTGGTATGCCATACGTGCATCTAATTCCAGACAGTCGTTCAACAGGTATCAACGACATGGGGGTGGGAAATGCGATTCTTAGTCGTCACCCATTTGTGGAAGAAGCAGTTCTCGATTTACAAACTCAGGGACGAGTTGCTCAATATGTGCAAGTTAATTTGGATAATCAGCCATTGGTGTTTTGCAACGGACATTATTACTGGTATCCCGGTGATCATCCAGAACGTACAAAACAAGTCCAGTTACTCATTGACTGGTTAGGTAAGTTTCCATCGTCCATACCAATCGTCGCAGTGGGTGATTTTAATGGCACACCCCAAACTCCAGCTATCACGCTGATGAAACAACATTTTACATCAGCTTATGTTGAGTACCACGGACAAGAACCAGAATACACCTGCCCTACACCTCTTGCTCGCCGTAGCTGGAAAAAGGCATTGCGCCAACTGATACGGGACTTAATATCTAACCGCACTTTACGACCCTGGCGCGGTACCTTAGACTACATCTTCATCAATCAACATTTGCGGGTACGTTCGTGCAAAGTCATTCTTAACCAGCCTGCACGGGAAAGCCGCACTTTGTACCCTTCCGACCACTTTGGGATTGCTGCTGATTTAGAATTAGTTTAA
- a CDS encoding branched-chain amino acid ABC transporter permease yields MAQYLIFLTISTSIFALFGLGLNLQWGFTGLINFGHVAFMTLGAYTTVLLTLKGVPLVLSAIIGAVIAALLGLIIGFSTLRLREDYLGIVTIGVGELIRLVVNNQDLPVGNEWKPGAFGVQSYPIPLATLAPNLFTKLLLIGLLTLLAGITLWQLWRWIGISRVSTSAHSHKKVVSKQEFISHLVIGVFLALLTVAIYISGVIGLYDYSATAGLMLVSLIVLAFVFWRLEILVRSPWGRVLKAIREDEEIPKALGKNVFWYKLQSLMLGGAIAGIAGAFIAWQLSAIYPNNFEPIETFTAWIIVILGGSGNNLGTILGAVLYFMYYEGTRNLDKIIPLDSDRLSALRIMIIGLILMVLMIWRPQGILGKKEELTLGK; encoded by the coding sequence ATGGCTCAATATCTCATTTTCTTAACGATTTCGACTTCAATTTTTGCATTGTTTGGTTTGGGCCTGAACTTACAGTGGGGCTTTACGGGTTTGATTAACTTTGGTCATGTTGCCTTTATGACGCTGGGCGCGTACACCACTGTATTGTTAACCTTAAAAGGAGTTCCTTTGGTGTTGTCAGCAATCATTGGGGCAGTGATTGCTGCATTATTAGGATTGATAATTGGTTTCTCGACCTTGCGCTTGCGAGAAGACTACCTAGGAATTGTGACTATTGGCGTTGGTGAACTGATTCGTCTGGTGGTGAATAACCAGGATTTACCAGTTGGTAATGAGTGGAAACCTGGAGCATTTGGTGTTCAAAGTTATCCTATACCATTGGCAACTCTTGCGCCGAATCTCTTCACCAAACTTTTGTTGATTGGGCTGTTAACGCTACTTGCTGGTATTACTTTATGGCAGTTATGGCGGTGGATTGGTATTTCTAGAGTGTCTACTTCAGCTCATTCACACAAGAAAGTCGTAAGTAAGCAAGAATTTATATCACACCTCGTTATAGGAGTTTTTTTAGCACTGTTAACAGTGGCAATTTATATATCTGGTGTTATTGGCTTGTATGACTACAGCGCCACAGCGGGTTTGATGTTGGTATCACTTATCGTATTGGCTTTTGTATTCTGGCGGTTGGAAATTTTAGTGCGATCGCCCTGGGGTCGAGTTCTCAAAGCTATCCGCGAAGATGAAGAGATTCCCAAAGCATTAGGAAAAAACGTCTTTTGGTATAAACTACAATCACTGATGCTTGGAGGTGCGATCGCAGGAATTGCAGGTGCTTTCATCGCATGGCAACTTAGCGCAATTTACCCAAATAACTTTGAACCAATAGAAACTTTCACTGCTTGGATTATCGTCATTTTAGGTGGTTCTGGTAACAATCTCGGTACAATATTGGGTGCAGTGCTTTACTTTATGTACTATGAAGGTACGCGCAACTTGGATAAAATTATCCCTCTTGATTCAGACCGTTTAAGTGCATTGCGGATTATGATCATCGGTCTTATCTTGATGGTACTGATGATTTGGCGTCCTCAAGGTATCTTAGGGAAAAAGGAGGAACTCACCCTTGGCAAATAA
- a CDS encoding ABC transporter ATP-binding protein, with translation MANNESSQIPLLAATGLCKNFGGIKAVENAEIQVPSGSITGLIGPNGAGKTTLFNLLSSFIRPDKGRVTFDGEPIQSLQPYKIAQKGMVRTFQVARTLSRLSVLENMLLAGQKQTGEKFWQVQFQQPKIAKEQKEFQERALFLLESVGLAHKAYDYAGGLSGGQRKLLEMGRALMTEPKLILLDEPAAGVNPRLIDEICDRITGWNNSGMTFLIIEHNMDVIMSLCDRVWVLAEGQNLADGTAQEIQNHPKVLEAYLGKSA, from the coding sequence TTGGCAAATAACGAGTCATCCCAAATTCCTCTGTTGGCTGCAACTGGACTTTGTAAAAACTTTGGTGGTATTAAGGCTGTAGAAAACGCCGAAATTCAAGTACCAAGTGGTAGTATCACTGGATTGATTGGTCCTAACGGTGCAGGTAAAACGACATTATTTAACTTACTCTCAAGTTTCATCCGTCCAGACAAAGGACGAGTCACGTTTGACGGCGAACCAATACAGAGCTTGCAGCCATACAAAATTGCCCAGAAAGGAATGGTTCGCACCTTTCAGGTAGCCCGAACTCTCTCGCGGTTGTCGGTGCTAGAAAATATGCTGCTAGCAGGACAAAAACAAACAGGCGAGAAATTTTGGCAAGTCCAATTCCAACAACCCAAAATTGCTAAGGAACAAAAAGAATTCCAAGAACGAGCACTTTTCCTATTAGAGTCCGTAGGATTGGCACACAAAGCATATGATTACGCTGGAGGGTTATCTGGCGGACAGCGTAAGTTGCTGGAAATGGGAAGAGCGCTGATGACTGAGCCTAAGTTAATCTTATTGGATGAACCAGCTGCAGGGGTCAATCCGAGACTGATTGATGAGATATGCGATCGCATTACCGGCTGGAACAACAGTGGCATGACTTTTTTGATCATTGAGCACAATATGGATGTGATCATGTCGTTGTGCGATCGCGTTTGGGTGCTAGCCGAAGGACAAAATCTCGCTGACGGAACAGCGCAAGAAATTCAGAATCATCCAAAGGTTTTGGAGGCTTATCTAGGCAAGTCAGCATAG
- a CDS encoding Crp/Fnr family transcriptional regulator, producing MSASQNHPKQIENRLLASLPKEEQERLQPHLELIPLVEFKQFLYTPNEPIQYIYFPNSGVISLITIMQNGDAVEVATIGNEGMVGLPILGVNTIPGQALVQVPGEALRMKADVFQREVTPKSPLYKLLQRYTQALFNSIAQLAACNRLHSIEERFCRWVLMSQDRVGKNEFPLTQEFLGQMLGVRRASVSVVAAIIHKAGFIIYKRGKMTILDREGLQDVTCECYQMIKDEFESLLPDN from the coding sequence ATGTCCGCATCCCAAAACCATCCTAAACAAATTGAAAATCGGCTGTTGGCTTCCCTCCCCAAGGAAGAACAAGAACGCCTCCAGCCTCACCTAGAGCTAATCCCCCTAGTAGAATTCAAGCAATTCCTCTACACACCCAACGAACCGATCCAGTACATCTATTTCCCCAACTCTGGCGTCATCTCTCTAATCACCATTATGCAAAATGGCGATGCGGTGGAAGTGGCTACGATAGGCAATGAAGGAATGGTTGGTCTTCCCATATTGGGAGTCAATACAATTCCTGGTCAGGCTTTGGTGCAGGTTCCAGGCGAAGCTTTAAGAATGAAGGCAGATGTATTCCAACGCGAAGTCACTCCAAAAAGTCCACTTTACAAGCTGCTGCAACGCTATACGCAAGCCCTGTTTAATTCAATCGCCCAACTGGCTGCTTGCAACCGCCTGCACTCCATAGAAGAGCGATTTTGCCGGTGGGTACTCATGAGTCAAGACCGAGTCGGAAAAAACGAGTTTCCCCTCACTCAGGAGTTCTTAGGGCAAATGCTGGGCGTACGTCGCGCCAGTGTGAGTGTGGTTGCCGCTATTATTCATAAGGCAGGGTTCATCATCTATAAACGTGGAAAAATGACGATTCTCGACCGAGAAGGTCTACAGGACGTCACCTGTGAGTGTTATCAAATGATCAAAGACGAGTTTGAAAGCTTGCTGCCCGACAATTAA